The Micromonospora sp. NBC_01740 genome includes a window with the following:
- the uvrC gene encoding excinuclease ABC subunit UvrC, producing MADPSTYRPAPGTIPESPGVYRFRDGTGRVIYVGKAKNLRSRLNSYFADLWGLHQRTQQMVTTAESVDWVTVGTEVEALQLEYTWIKQYDPRFNVRYRDDKSYPYLAVTLDEEFPRLQVMRGAKRKGVRYFGPYSHAWAIRETLDLLLRVFPARTCSAGVFKRASQVGRPCLLGYIGKCSAPCVGSVTPERHREIVDGFCDFMGGRTDTMVRRLEREMTEASEQLEFERAARLRDDVAALRRAMEKQTVVLGDGTDADVVAFADDPLEAAVQVFHVRDGRVRGQRGWVVEKTEELSTGDLVHHFCTQVYGGEQGEADVPRELLVPALPADADALADWLSGHRGSRVSLRVPQRGDKRSLLETVERNAKDALARHKLRRAGDLTTRSKALDEITEALDMRTSPLRIECFDISQMQGTDVVASMVVFEDGLPRKSEYRRFIIRGATDDLSAMSEVLRRRFARYLDARAETGEAGVEPADDPVAPAGQPAPGDPHEPGGSGGPHEPGGSGGPREPGGSDESGGSDERTVGVLIDPTTGRPRRFAYPPQLVVVDGGAPQVAAAAQALAELGVDDVALCGLAKRLEEVWLPDDEFPVILPRTSEGLYLLQRVRDEAHRFAITFHRQRRSKRMTESALDRVPGLGEVRRKALLRHFGSLKRLSAATVEEITEVPGVGRRTAEAILAALGGEAKAPAAD from the coding sequence GTGGCTGACCCCTCGACCTACCGTCCCGCGCCCGGCACCATCCCGGAGTCACCGGGGGTCTACCGGTTCCGCGACGGCACCGGCCGGGTGATCTACGTCGGCAAGGCGAAGAACCTGCGCAGCCGGCTCAACTCCTACTTCGCCGACCTGTGGGGCCTGCACCAGCGCACCCAGCAGATGGTCACCACCGCGGAGTCGGTGGACTGGGTCACCGTCGGCACCGAGGTCGAGGCGCTCCAGCTCGAATACACCTGGATCAAGCAGTACGACCCGCGTTTCAACGTCCGCTACCGCGACGACAAGTCCTACCCCTACCTCGCGGTCACCCTCGACGAGGAGTTCCCCCGGTTGCAGGTGATGCGGGGCGCCAAGCGCAAGGGGGTGCGCTACTTCGGGCCCTACTCGCACGCCTGGGCGATCCGCGAGACGCTCGACCTGCTGCTGCGGGTCTTCCCGGCGCGCACCTGCTCGGCGGGGGTGTTCAAGCGCGCCAGCCAGGTGGGCCGCCCCTGCCTGCTGGGTTACATCGGCAAGTGCTCGGCCCCCTGCGTCGGCAGCGTCACCCCCGAGCGGCACCGGGAGATCGTCGACGGTTTCTGCGACTTCATGGGCGGCCGCACCGACACGATGGTGCGCCGGCTCGAACGGGAGATGACCGAGGCCAGCGAGCAGTTGGAGTTCGAGCGGGCGGCCCGGTTGCGCGACGACGTGGCCGCGCTGCGCCGGGCGATGGAGAAGCAGACCGTCGTGCTCGGCGACGGCACCGACGCCGACGTGGTCGCGTTCGCCGACGACCCCCTCGAAGCGGCCGTCCAGGTCTTCCACGTGCGCGACGGCCGGGTCCGTGGCCAGCGCGGCTGGGTGGTGGAGAAGACCGAGGAGCTCAGCACGGGCGACCTGGTGCACCACTTCTGCACCCAGGTCTACGGCGGTGAGCAGGGCGAGGCCGACGTGCCGCGCGAGCTGCTCGTGCCGGCGCTGCCCGCCGACGCCGACGCGCTGGCCGACTGGCTCTCCGGTCACCGGGGCAGCCGGGTGAGCCTGCGGGTGCCGCAGCGCGGCGACAAGCGGTCGCTGCTGGAGACGGTCGAGCGCAACGCCAAGGACGCCCTGGCCCGGCACAAGCTGCGCCGGGCCGGCGACCTGACCACCCGCAGCAAGGCGCTCGACGAGATCACCGAGGCGCTCGACATGCGCACCTCGCCGTTGCGCATCGAGTGTTTCGACATCTCCCAGATGCAGGGCACCGACGTGGTGGCGAGCATGGTCGTCTTCGAGGACGGGCTGCCCCGCAAGAGCGAATACCGGCGCTTCATCATCCGGGGCGCCACCGACGACCTCTCCGCCATGTCCGAGGTGCTGCGCCGCCGCTTCGCGCGCTACCTCGACGCCCGCGCCGAGACCGGCGAGGCGGGCGTCGAGCCGGCCGACGACCCCGTCGCCCCGGCCGGGCAGCCCGCGCCCGGCGATCCCCACGAACCCGGCGGGTCCGGCGGGCCCCACGAGCCCGGCGGGTCCGGTGGGCCCCGCGAGCCCGGCGGGTCCGACGAGTCCGGCGGGTCCGACGAGCGCACCGTCGGCGTCCTGATCGACCCGACCACCGGACGCCCCCGCCGGTTCGCGTACCCGCCGCAGCTGGTGGTGGTCGACGGCGGCGCGCCGCAGGTCGCGGCGGCGGCCCAGGCGCTCGCGGAGCTGGGCGTCGACGACGTGGCGCTGTGCGGCCTGGCCAAGCGGCTGGAGGAGGTCTGGCTGCCCGACGACGAGTTCCCGGTGATCCTGCCGCGCACCTCGGAGGGGCTCTACCTGCTGCAACGGGTGCGCGACGAGGCGCACCGCTTCGCCATCACCTTCCACCGCCAGCGGCGCTCCAAGCGGATGACCGAGTCGGCGCTCGACCGGGTGCCCGGCCTGGGGGAGGTGCGGCGCAAGGCGCTGCTGCGGCACTTCGGCTCGCTCAAGCGGCTCTCCGCCGCCACCGTGGAGGAGATCACCGAGGTGCCCGGCGTGGGCCGGCGCACCGCCGAGGCGATCCTCGCCGCGCTGGGCGGCGAGGCGAAGGCCCCGGCGGCGGACTGA
- the rsgA gene encoding ribosome small subunit-dependent GTPase A, whose translation MTIDLTALGWDAERAAHVPRRGGHRPGRVARVDRGVCTVLCADGPVRATLGGAVLAAAARDLTHLPCAGDWVLLGTWPDRNVTVEAVLPRRTALVRRTAGKDASGQVLAANLDAAAVVEPVHPEPDVGRIERLLSLAHESGARPLVVLTKADLAADPEAVARQLTGIAPGVPVLAVSAEHGTGLDPLRAEVAPGRTLGLLGPSGAGKSSLVNALAGAALMPTQAIRRVDGKGRHTTTWRALLPVPGGGAVLDTPGVRAVGLLDGSAGLDRAFADIAELATGCRYADCGHDGEPACAVREALETGELPARRWESWRKLQRELAFESRRREVRLAAQRRGGWRAGRRRAARP comes from the coding sequence ATGACCATCGACCTGACCGCCCTCGGCTGGGATGCCGAGCGGGCGGCACACGTACCGCGACGCGGCGGGCACCGACCGGGCCGGGTGGCCCGGGTGGACCGCGGCGTCTGCACCGTGCTCTGCGCGGACGGCCCGGTCCGCGCCACCCTGGGCGGGGCGGTCCTGGCCGCCGCCGCCCGCGACCTGACCCACCTGCCCTGCGCGGGGGACTGGGTGCTGCTGGGCACCTGGCCCGACCGCAACGTCACCGTGGAGGCGGTGCTGCCGAGGCGCACCGCCCTCGTCCGACGGACCGCCGGCAAGGACGCCAGCGGCCAGGTGCTGGCCGCCAACCTCGACGCCGCCGCCGTGGTGGAGCCCGTGCACCCCGAGCCGGACGTCGGCCGGATCGAACGGCTGCTCTCCCTGGCGCACGAGTCCGGCGCCCGGCCGCTGGTCGTGCTCACCAAGGCCGACCTGGCGGCCGACCCGGAGGCCGTCGCGCGCCAGCTCACCGGGATCGCCCCCGGGGTGCCGGTGCTGGCCGTCAGCGCCGAGCACGGCACCGGGCTCGACCCGCTGCGCGCCGAGGTGGCGCCCGGCCGCACGCTCGGCCTGCTCGGCCCGTCCGGCGCGGGCAAGTCGAGCCTGGTCAACGCGCTGGCCGGGGCGGCGCTGATGCCGACGCAGGCGATCCGGCGCGTCGACGGCAAGGGCCGGCACACCACCACCTGGCGGGCGCTGCTCCCGGTGCCCGGCGGTGGCGCCGTGCTGGACACCCCGGGGGTACGGGCGGTCGGCCTGCTCGACGGCTCGGCGGGGCTGGACCGGGCGTTCGCGGACATCGCAGAGCTGGCCACCGGCTGCCGGTACGCCGACTGCGGGCACGACGGGGAGCCCGCCTGCGCGGTGCGCGAGGCGCTGGAGACCGGCGAGCTGCCGGCGCGGCGCTGGGAGAGCTGGCGCAAGCTCCAGCGTGAGTTGGCCTTCGAGAGCCGGCGGCGGGAGGTCCGGCTGGCCGCGCAGCGGCGCGGCGGCTGGCGCGCGGGCCGGCGGCGGGCGGCCCGCCCCTGA
- the uvrA gene encoding excinuclease ABC subunit UvrA produces MADRLIIRGAREHNLRDVSLDLPRDALIVFTGLSGSGKSSLAFDTIFAEGQRRYVESLSSYARQFLGQMDKPDVDFIEGLSPAVSIDQKSTSRNPRSTVGTITEVYDYLRLLFARIGEPHCPVCGERISRQTPQQIVDRVLAMTEGTKFMVLSPVVRGRKGEYVDLFAELQAKGYARARVDGVVHPLTEPPKLKKQEKHTIEVVIDRLTVKPSAKQRLTDSVEAALGLSNGLVLLDFVDLPEDDPDRERRYSEHLACPNDHPLAIEDLEPRVFSFNAPYGACPECTGLGTKKEVDPELLVPDPERTLREGAIQPWSTGHNLEYFLRLLEALGAAEHFDVDTPWRALPSRAQKTILHGSDDQVHVRYRNKFGRERSYYTGFEGVVQWIERRHTDTESEWSREKYEGYMRDVPCAACGGARLKPEVLAVTLAGRSIAEVCNLSVGEAADLLAGIELTDRQKMIAERVLKEINARLKFLLDVGLDYLSLDRPAGTLSGGEAQRIRLATQIGSGLVGVLYVLDEPSIGLHQRDNHRLIETLVRLRGLGNTLIVVEHDEDTIRTADWIVDIGPGAGEHGGKIVHSGSVPALLENPESVTGAYLSGRRSIPTPQGRRAQTPDRELVVHGAREHNLRNLTVSFPLGQLIAVTGVSGSGKSTLVNDILYAVLANQINGARLVPGRHTRVSGLEHVDKVVGVDQSPIGRTPRSNPATYTGVWDHVRKLFAETTEAKVRGYGPGRFSFNVKGGRCEACSGDGTIKIEMNFLPDVYVPCEVCKGARYNRETLEVHYKGKTVSDVLEMPIEEAAEFFSAIPAIHRHLKTLVDVGLGYVRLGQPAPTLSGGEAQRVKLASELQKRSTGRTVYVLDEPTTGLHFEDIRKLLMVLEGLVDKGNTVITIEHNLDVIKTADWLIDMGPEGGHRGGTVLATGTPEEVAEVPGSHTGHFLRQVLKLDGDAKGAAAATSRAAKANGTKATRPRKARAEAR; encoded by the coding sequence GTGGCCGACCGACTGATCATCCGTGGCGCGCGCGAGCACAACCTGCGTGACGTCAGTCTCGACCTGCCCCGGGACGCCCTGATCGTGTTCACGGGGCTCTCCGGGTCGGGCAAGTCGAGCCTGGCCTTCGACACGATCTTCGCCGAGGGGCAGCGCCGCTACGTCGAGTCGCTGTCGTCGTACGCGCGGCAGTTCCTCGGCCAGATGGACAAGCCGGACGTCGACTTCATCGAGGGCCTGAGCCCGGCGGTCTCCATCGACCAGAAGTCCACCTCGCGCAACCCGCGCTCGACGGTGGGCACCATCACCGAGGTCTACGACTACCTCCGGCTGCTCTTCGCCCGCATCGGCGAGCCGCACTGCCCGGTCTGCGGCGAGCGGATCTCCCGGCAGACGCCGCAGCAGATCGTCGACCGGGTCCTCGCAATGACCGAGGGCACCAAGTTCATGGTGCTCTCGCCCGTGGTGCGCGGCCGCAAGGGCGAGTACGTCGACCTCTTCGCCGAGCTCCAGGCCAAGGGCTACGCGCGGGCCCGCGTCGACGGCGTGGTGCACCCGCTGACCGAGCCGCCGAAGCTGAAGAAGCAGGAGAAGCACACCATCGAGGTGGTGATCGACCGCCTCACCGTCAAGCCGAGCGCCAAGCAGCGGCTGACCGACTCGGTCGAGGCCGCCCTGGGCCTGTCCAACGGCCTCGTCCTGCTCGACTTCGTCGACCTGCCCGAGGACGATCCGGACCGCGAGCGGCGCTACTCCGAGCACCTGGCCTGCCCCAACGACCACCCGCTCGCGATCGAGGACCTGGAGCCCCGGGTCTTCTCCTTCAACGCGCCCTACGGCGCGTGCCCCGAGTGCACCGGCCTCGGCACCAAGAAGGAGGTCGACCCCGAGCTGCTCGTCCCCGACCCGGAGCGCACCCTGCGCGAGGGCGCGATCCAGCCCTGGTCGACCGGGCACAACCTGGAATACTTCCTGCGCCTGCTGGAGGCCCTCGGCGCGGCCGAGCACTTCGACGTCGACACGCCCTGGCGGGCCCTGCCGTCGCGGGCGCAGAAGACGATCCTGCACGGCTCCGACGACCAGGTGCACGTGCGCTACCGCAACAAGTTCGGCCGCGAGCGCTCCTACTACACCGGCTTCGAGGGCGTGGTGCAGTGGATCGAGCGCCGGCACACCGACACCGAGTCGGAGTGGTCGCGGGAGAAGTACGAGGGCTACATGCGCGACGTGCCCTGCGCGGCCTGCGGTGGCGCTCGGCTCAAGCCCGAGGTGCTCGCGGTCACCCTGGCCGGCAGGAGCATCGCCGAGGTCTGCAACCTCTCCGTCGGCGAGGCCGCCGACCTGCTCGCCGGCATCGAGCTGACCGACCGGCAGAAGATGATCGCCGAGCGGGTGCTCAAGGAGATCAACGCCCGGCTGAAGTTCCTGCTCGACGTCGGCCTCGACTACCTCTCCCTGGACCGCCCGGCCGGCACCCTCTCCGGCGGCGAGGCGCAGCGCATCCGGCTGGCCACCCAGATCGGCTCCGGCCTGGTCGGGGTGCTCTACGTCCTCGACGAGCCGTCGATCGGGCTGCACCAGCGCGACAACCACCGGCTGATCGAGACCCTGGTCCGGCTGCGCGGCCTGGGCAACACGCTGATCGTCGTCGAGCACGACGAGGACACGATCCGCACCGCCGACTGGATCGTCGACATCGGCCCGGGCGCGGGCGAGCACGGCGGCAAGATCGTGCACAGCGGCTCCGTGCCGGCGCTGCTGGAGAACCCGGAGTCGGTGACCGGGGCCTACCTGTCGGGCCGCCGCTCGATCCCGACGCCGCAGGGGCGCCGCGCGCAGACCCCGGACCGGGAGCTGGTGGTGCACGGCGCGCGCGAGCACAACCTGCGCAACCTGACCGTGTCGTTCCCGCTGGGCCAGCTCATCGCCGTCACCGGGGTCAGCGGCTCCGGCAAGTCGACGCTGGTCAACGACATCCTCTACGCGGTGCTGGCCAACCAGATCAACGGGGCCCGACTGGTGCCCGGCCGGCACACCCGGGTCTCGGGGCTGGAGCACGTCGACAAGGTGGTCGGCGTCGACCAGTCGCCGATCGGCCGCACCCCGCGCTCCAACCCGGCCACCTACACCGGGGTCTGGGACCACGTCCGCAAGCTCTTCGCCGAGACCACCGAGGCCAAGGTCCGGGGCTACGGCCCCGGCCGGTTCTCGTTCAACGTCAAGGGCGGCCGCTGCGAGGCGTGCTCCGGCGACGGCACGATCAAGATCGAGATGAACTTCCTGCCCGACGTGTACGTCCCGTGTGAGGTCTGCAAGGGCGCCCGCTACAACCGGGAGACCCTGGAGGTGCACTACAAGGGCAAGACCGTCTCCGACGTGCTGGAGATGCCGATCGAGGAGGCGGCCGAGTTCTTCTCCGCCATCCCGGCCATCCATCGGCACCTCAAGACGCTTGTCGACGTCGGCCTCGGCTACGTCCGGCTCGGCCAGCCCGCGCCCACGCTCTCCGGCGGTGAGGCGCAGCGGGTCAAGCTCGCCTCCGAGTTGCAGAAGCGCTCGACCGGGCGGACGGTCTACGTCCTCGACGAGCCCACCACCGGCCTGCACTTCGAGGACATCCGCAAGCTGCTGATGGTGCTCGAGGGGCTGGTCGACAAGGGCAACACGGTGATCACCATCGAGCACAACCTCGACGTGATCAAGACGGCCGACTGGCTGATCGACATGGGCCCCGAGGGCGGTCACCGGGGCGGCACGGTGCTCGCCACCGGCACCCCCGAGGAGGTCGCCGAGGTGCCCGGCAGCCACACCGGCCACTTCCTGCGCCAGGTGCTCAAGCTCGACGGCGACGCGAAGGGTGCGGCGGCGGCCACCTCCCGGGCGGCGAAGGCCAACGGCACCAAGGCCACGCGCCCCCGCAAGGCGCGGGCCGAGGCGCGCTGA
- a CDS encoding MFS transporter, translating to MGANPAGRSRGGAVLVAALTVDSVGNGLFLPLSLVYFLRLTDVPLALLGVLLSAATVLTLPVPLWAGSLADRIGALPVVVASQLLQAAGYLAYAWVGGPVGVFVAAALVAVGVRFFWSAVFTAVADYADGSPGGWARDTWYAISNGARTAGLAVGGLTTGVVVADGRAGTYRAVAYAAAACFALAAVLIAARVRIPPATDRPAGSGRGGYATLLRDRPFLALIGLNTVFALSTMMLGLALPTMMLTDLRGPAWLTSAVLAGNAFLVAVLSAPVGARLPQHRRTRAVALAAALWTLWGLAMATLGPGRLGVVAALLVAATLLFTVAELVHAPASAALAAAAAPIAARGRYLAAFQYSFALASMVAPAFFGTLYEVDTAAPWLVLALLNAVGVAGILLLERSLPPAALREPPPTGERPPTGERRAAGERTSVVDAGAAAD from the coding sequence ATGGGCGCGAACCCCGCGGGACGCAGCCGAGGGGGTGCCGTCCTCGTGGCGGCGCTCACCGTCGACTCGGTCGGCAACGGGCTCTTCCTGCCCCTGTCGCTGGTGTACTTCCTGCGGCTCACCGACGTGCCCCTGGCGCTGCTCGGGGTGCTGCTCAGCGCGGCGACCGTGCTCACCCTGCCGGTGCCGCTGTGGGCGGGATCGCTGGCGGACCGGATCGGGGCGCTGCCCGTGGTCGTCGCCTCCCAACTGCTCCAGGCCGCCGGCTACCTGGCGTACGCCTGGGTGGGCGGGCCCGTCGGCGTCTTCGTGGCGGCGGCGCTGGTCGCCGTCGGCGTGCGGTTCTTCTGGTCCGCCGTCTTCACGGCGGTCGCCGACTACGCCGACGGCAGCCCGGGCGGCTGGGCCCGGGACACCTGGTACGCGATCAGCAACGGCGCCCGTACCGCCGGCCTGGCGGTGGGGGGCCTGACCACGGGCGTGGTGGTGGCCGACGGGCGGGCCGGCACCTACCGCGCGGTGGCCTACGCGGCGGCGGCCTGCTTCGCCCTCGCCGCGGTGCTCATCGCCGCCCGGGTGCGGATCCCGCCGGCCACCGACCGCCCGGCGGGATCCGGGCGGGGCGGGTACGCCACGCTGCTGCGGGACCGCCCGTTCCTCGCCCTCATCGGCCTGAACACCGTCTTCGCGCTGAGCACCATGATGCTCGGCCTGGCCCTGCCCACGATGATGCTCACGGACCTGCGGGGCCCCGCGTGGCTGACCTCCGCCGTCCTGGCCGGCAACGCGTTCCTCGTCGCCGTGCTGTCGGCGCCCGTCGGCGCCCGCCTGCCGCAGCACCGCCGCACCCGTGCGGTCGCGCTGGCCGCCGCCCTCTGGACGCTCTGGGGCCTCGCCATGGCGACCCTCGGCCCGGGGCGCCTCGGCGTGGTGGCCGCGCTGCTGGTCGCGGCGACGCTGCTGTTCACCGTCGCGGAACTGGTGCACGCGCCGGCGTCCGCCGCGCTGGCCGCGGCCGCCGCCCCGATCGCCGCCCGGGGCCGCTACCTGGCGGCCTTCCAGTATTCCTTCGCCCTCGCCTCGATGGTCGCGCCGGCCTTCTTCGGCACCCTGTACGAGGTCGACACCGCCGCGCCCTGGCTGGTGCTGGCGCTGCTCAACGCCGTCGGCGTCGCCGGCATCCTGCTGCTGGAGCGGAGCCTGCCGCCGGCCGCCCTGCGCGAGCCGCCGCCGACGGGCGAGCGGCCGCCGACGGGCGAGCGGCGGGCAGCGGGCGAGCGGACGTCGGTGGTCGACGCGGGCGCCGCCGCGGACTGA
- a CDS encoding Rieske (2Fe-2S) protein: protein MSDDQGLTGPATRTRRALLTGAGAVGAAVVLAACGSDDSGDGAAPTSGGPPVPSTGDAGGGDRQGAQSLARTADIPVGGGTVYPAQGVVITQPREGEFKGFDSICTHQGCPVTNVDGGTINCTCHFSKFSIEDGSVKGGPATKPLPPKNVKVTGDQISLA, encoded by the coding sequence ATGAGTGACGATCAGGGGCTGACCGGGCCGGCGACGCGGACGCGCCGCGCCCTCCTCACGGGCGCGGGCGCGGTCGGCGCGGCGGTGGTCCTGGCCGCCTGCGGCAGCGACGACTCCGGCGACGGGGCGGCCCCGACCAGCGGCGGCCCGCCGGTGCCCAGCACCGGTGACGCCGGCGGCGGCGACCGCCAGGGCGCGCAGTCGCTGGCCCGTACGGCCGACATCCCGGTCGGCGGCGGCACGGTCTATCCCGCCCAGGGTGTGGTGATCACCCAGCCGCGCGAGGGCGAGTTCAAGGGGTTCGACTCGATCTGCACCCACCAGGGCTGCCCGGTGACGAACGTCGACGGCGGCACCATCAACTGCACCTGCCACTTCAGCAAGTTCTCGATCGAGGACGGCTCGGTGAAGGGCGGCCCGGCCACCAAGCCGCTGCCGCCGAAGAACGTCAAGGTCACCGGCGACCAGATCTCGCTGGCCTGA